The nucleotide sequence GCGGAGGACCCTGCTCCGCTTGCGCGAAAGGAGGTGAGTAAAATGGCGAAGCGAAGAGTAGAGGTGTTCACTGCCGGTTGTCCCGTCTGCGAAGACGCGGTCAAGAAGGTCAACTCGGCCGCCTGCTCCGATTGTGAGGTCACGATCTATGACCTCAATCGAGGGTGCGCGACGAATGAATGCCGCGAGAAGGCCAAGGGATACGGCGTCACGCGGCTTCCCGCCGTCGTGGTGGACGGACGCCTGCTCGACTGTTGCAGCAAGGGTTCTGTCGAGATCAAAGAACTCGAGGCTGCTGGAGTCGGCAAGAAGCGATAGAACGCCTGAATCGAAAAGGAGCCCCGGCGCGCGGAATCCGCCGGGGCTCTTTCATTCGGGCTGGCCGTTCTACTTATGTTGCCTAGAACCTGCCGCCTTCGTCGAAATTTGCGGCCATCCGCAACATAAGTGCGACCGCAACATAAATGATGCCGGACGAGGACTAAAGTCGGAGGTCGTCCGCCGAAAGGCGGGCGGCCGCTGCGGCGGGTCGGTCCGCGGCGCTCCACCCCGCAAGCGGGGTCCGAAAGTCAGGAAGTCAGGTCCGGATGATGCTTGAAGCCCGCCTGACGGAGCCGGACATAAAGGGGGAAGGCGTAGTCGTAGATCTCCCGGCCCCGCGCGGATTGCAGGCGGCGGATTTTCCGGGCGTCCAGGCCGAGTTCCTCGATCAACCGGTCGATGAGCGCGAAGAGCCGCGCGGGCGTCATGCCGCGGAGCTTCCGACTCGCTTGGGGGTCGCCGTATGGCTGGTGCAGCTCGTCCGGCCCGAGGATTTTTCTGTAGAGCCCGCCGGGGAGGCGGCAGTGGAAGTTGTTCAGATACGGCCAGCCGTCGCGCCCGAGCTCCCGGCGCTTATGCGCCGCGATCTCTCGGTCGATCCGTTTGAGCAGGTCGCGCCTGGTCCCGCCGCGCTGTCGATTCCACATGGGAGCCTCGCCTTGATCCTGCGCAGGATATCAATTATGGGCGGCGGAACCATGATAAATAGGAGGCTCCTTCGGACTTCCCGGCGGGTGAATTTCCATTGACAGATCGCGAAAGGAGCATTATCCTGGGTCAGTCAGGTTTGCAATACCCTCTCGAGCCCAAATAAATGATGACGCCCGCCGGCGGCTTCCCCGAATCCCGTGCGCCCAGCTCCCAAGCGGGGCTCGTCTTGGTCGTTGACGACGACAACAGCGTCAGGCATACGCTGCTCGACCTCCTGCACGGCACCGAGTTCCGGAGCGCCGGCGCCGCCTCCGCGGCGGAAGCCTTCGAGGCCGTGAAGAAGTGCCAGCCGCGGGCCATCCTCCTTGACTGGGCTCTGCCCGGGGGAATCGACGGCTTGGCCGTGTTGAAGGCGCTCAAGGCGGCCGCATCGACGAAGCACATCCCTATCATCATGATCTCCGGCCTCAAGCGAAGCGCGGCCGAACGGCTGACGGTCAAGCAGGCCGGGGCGGAGGACCTTTACGACAAGACGGACTTGATGAGCCGCAGAGCCGACTTCCTGAGCCTCTTGCGCGACGCCGTGGCCAAGAATAAGGCGCCTTCGACTTGGCGGCTCCTGGTCATAGAGGACGACGCGGAATTCCAGGAGTTCATCCGATTCGCCTTGGCGCGCCGGGAATTCGACGTCCGCTTCGCGGGCACCGGCCGCGAAGGCTGCGCGATGGCGCGGGACCTCAGGCCGAACCTCGTCATCCTCGACATGACCTTGCCTGATATCAACGGAGTCGACGTCTTCAAGTCCCTCCACGCCAACCGCGAGACGCAAGGCATTCCCGTCCTGGCCATGAGCGCCCTGGACAGGACG is from Elusimicrobiota bacterium and encodes:
- a CDS encoding thioredoxin family protein, which produces MAKRRVEVFTAGCPVCEDAVKKVNSAACSDCEVTIYDLNRGCATNECREKAKGYGVTRLPAVVVDGRLLDCCSKGSVEIKELEAAGVGKKR
- a CDS encoding response regulator, whose translation is MMTPAGGFPESRAPSSQAGLVLVVDDDNSVRHTLLDLLHGTEFRSAGAASAAEAFEAVKKCQPRAILLDWALPGGIDGLAVLKALKAAASTKHIPIIMISGLKRSAAERLTVKQAGAEDLYDKTDLMSRRADFLSLLRDAVAKNKAPSTWRLLVIEDDAEFQEFIRFALARREFDVRFAGTGREGCAMARDLRPNLVILDMTLPDINGVDVFKSLHANRETQGIPVLAMSALDRTAGPLESALKEIGVDDYLPKPFGENEILQRMSKLLGRTAAGQPNGGTLARGRVRLEIDTRRVWVGERLIEHIGYKQFDLLRVMMESASGVSRKEILTRVWGGDENATVVNVTILRLRRALGFAEKEGILSIPDGYMLVG